A genomic region of Octopus sinensis linkage group LG2, ASM634580v1, whole genome shotgun sequence contains the following coding sequences:
- the LOC118761287 gene encoding annexin A7-like has translation MVPSDTEDPQNSPPGYFENTGYSSDFEKSPTAGNPPQPRNPPQTGNPPQTGNSPQTGNHPQTGNHPQTGNPPQPGNHPPEQAGYAPATEYDPPPHYFSLFPCKNNYNRNNNHNSRNNNNSNNQNKPLL, from the exons ATGGTACCCA GTGACACTGAAGACCCCCAGAATTCTCCACCAGGGTACTTTGAAAACACTGGATACTCATCCGATTTCGAAAAGTCACCAACAGCAGGAAATCCCCCACAACCCAGAAATCCCCCACAGACCGGAAATCCCCCACAGACCGGAAATTCCCCACAGACCGGAAATCACCCACAAACCGGAAATCACCCACAAACCGGAAATCCCCCACAACCCGGAAATCACCCA CCTGAACAAGCTGGATATGCACCAGCAACAGAATATGACCCACCACCTCATTACTTTTCACTTTTTCCCtgcaaaaacaactacaacaggaacaacaaccacaacagcaggaacaacaacaacagcaacaaccagaaCAAACCGTTAttgtaa